A section of the Eublepharis macularius isolate TG4126 chromosome 1, MPM_Emac_v1.0, whole genome shotgun sequence genome encodes:
- the NPAS4 gene encoding neuronal PAS domain-containing protein 4, translating into MYRSTKGASKARRDQINAEIRNLKDLLPIAEGDKLRLSYLHIMSLACIYTRKSIFFSKGATPEGLEGLLSSQDLEDFMQSVPGFLLAFTGEGKLIYVSENVAEHLGHSVVDLVAQGDSIYDIIDPVDHFVMRNQLALPSPMDTNRLFRCHFNTSKTIRRQSAGNKLVLIRGRFHQPPAGSYWSTNPVFTAFCTPLDPKPRISQNSFFLSSFESCHTKDLAIVDISESVIFHLGFEKSELLCKSWYSLIHPEDLTHASAQHYRLLGDTSETQVEMVLRLQTKDGMNWIWIYSLLRLENTEVPITCHSYIISDSEAWCLKQQLTTEETQVAYILGSTPPFLEGLLSPGQLSSPDQVFTPMASTPTSSIAAPSFDFSAVGGTDCPSGFTETTSAGLPQEMMEPRNISSMEETPGSTLSLLSKGPTFSYVIIPTGYEQTLRRDNPVGSSSKDFVCTPPYTPHQGSAFLFTTQEPYTPSSAPAALPPATAPAPTAAATTTTITTTSSELFYTQEQCSALYEKLPPTPDSPGNGDCTVMTLPEIRGPLYIDVPMVPEGILTPEASPIKQTFFRYSEKEKNEIKLLAQQISSLAEAFSSVPSRELAKNSQAAVDFSEPATTPEACLDFQLPKNWRSVDFSLLTCPEEDLLEEDALETLLQDLSASLFEKGGAGMRCPHHQFCGGNVSSPMSLDNEDSSQGALAPSPSMDLPPEERCFLEELAYETAFETRASNSPCDGLDELYQLQSHMQEGFHEDGSKSDPSF; encoded by the exons TCCAAAG GTGCAACTCCAGAAGGCTTGGAGGGATTGCTTTCTTCCCAGGACTTGGAAGATTTCATGCAGTCAGTTCCGGGCTTCCTTCTGGCATTCACTGGAGAGGGCAAACTCATCTATGTATCCGAAAATGTTGCTGAGCACCTGGGGCACTCTGTG GTGGACTTGGTTGCCCAAGGGGACAGCATCTATGACATTATTGATCCAGTGGATCACTTTGTGATGAGGAACCAGctagccctgccctctccaatgGATACCA ATCGACTCTTCCGTTGCCATTTTAACACTTCCAAGACTATCCGACGCCAAAGTGCTGGAAACAAGCTGGTTCTTATCCGGGGGAGGTTTCACCAACCACCAGCCGGTTCCTACTGGTCCACTAATCCTGTCTTCACTGCCTTTTGCACTCCTCTGGACCCCAAGCCCAGAATCAGTCAGAATTCTTTCTTCCTGTCCTCGTTTGAGAGTTGCCACACAAAAGATTTGGCCATTGTGGACATATCTGAAAG TGTGATTTTCCACTTGGGCTTCGAGAAAAGTGAGCTTTTATGCAAGTCATGGTACAGCCTGATTCACCCGGAAGATCTCACTCATGCTTCAGCCCAGCATTACCGGCTGT TGGGTGACACAAGTGAAACCCAAGTTGAAATGGTTCTCCGTCTCCAAACAAAAGATGGCATGAACTGGATATGGATCTACTCACTGCTCCGCTTGGAGAATACAGAAGTCCCCATCACTTGCCACAGCTATATCATAAG TGATTCCGAAGCCTGGTGCCTCAAGCAGCAGCTGACCACTGAAGAAACCCAAGTGGCTTATATCCTTGGAAGCACCCCGCCTTTCCTGGAAGGTcttctttctccagggcaactctCCAGCCCTGACCAAGTCTTCACACCCATGGCCAGTACCCCAACCAGCAGCATTGCTGCACCGTCATTTGATTTTAGTGCTGTTGGTGGCACGGATTGCCCTTCAGGATTCACAGAGACAACCTCTGCTGGTCTGCCCCAGGAGATGATGGAGCCCAGAAATATCTCCTCCATGGAGGAGACCCCTGGCTCCACGCTCAGCCTTCTCAGCAAAGGCCCGACGTTCAGCTACGTGATCATTCCAACTGGCTATGAGCAGACTTTAAGGAGGGACAACCCTGttggctcttcctccaaagacTTTGTCTGCACTCCTCCCTATACGCCCCACCAAGGCTCTGCCTTCCTGTTTACAACCCAGGAGCCTTACACCCCAAGCTCCGCCCCAGCGGCTTTGCCTCCGGCAACTGCTCCtgctcccactgctgctgccactactACCACCATTACCACCACCTCCTCTGAGCTGTTCTACACCCAGGAACAATGCAGTGCTCTCTATGAGAAGTTACCGCCTACCCCGGACAGCCCTGGTAATGGGGACTGTACCGTCATGACCTTGCCTGAGATCAGAGGTCCTCTCTATATCGACGTGCCCATGGTGCCTGAGGGGATCCTGACTCCAGAGGCCTCACCCATCAAACAGACTTTCTTCAGATATTCTGAAAAAGAGAAGAACGAGATCAAATTACTGGCCCAGCAGATCAGCAGCCTGGCCGAAGCCTTTAGCTCGGTTCCTTCCAGAGAGCTAGCCAAGAACAGCCAGGCTGCTGTCGACTTTTCTGAGCCAGCCACCACCCCTGAAGCATGCCTGGACTTCCAGCTTCCAAAGAATTGGAGGAGTGTTGACTTCTCCTTGTTGACTTGCCCTGAGGAAGATCTCCTGGAAGAGGATGCTCTTGAGACCCTTCTCCAAGACCTGTCCGCCTCTCTGTTCGAGAAAGGTGGTGCAGGTATGAGGTGCCCTCACCACCAGTTCTGCGGTGGGAATGTCAGTAGTCCAATGAGCTTGGACAATGAAGATAGTAGCCAAGGAGCCTTGGCTCCCTCGCCTAGCATGGACCTGCCTCCAGAAGAGCGATGCTTTTTGGAAGAACTGGCCTATGAAACAGCCTTTGAGACACGTGCCTCAAACTCTCCCTGTGATGGGTTAGATGAGTTGTATCAACTCCAGAGCCATATGCAAGAAGGCTTCCATGAAG ATGGAAGCAAAAGTGACCCTTCGTTTTGA